Proteins encoded together in one Ciona intestinalis chromosome 3, KH, whole genome shotgun sequence window:
- the LOC100180378 gene encoding triple QxxK/R motif-containing protein — protein MAKKDNLNRGSNVETYRKRIGKQEYQRNKVAVKSVKDAADAKQSAIGIQEVLLVLLAIFVLLASIYLMFFLSFTKE, from the exons ATGGCTAAAAAGGATAATTTGAACAGAGGAAGTAACGTAGAAACATATAGGAAACGCATCG gGAAACAGGAGTATCAGCGAAATAAAGTTGCCGTAAAGTCTGTCAAGGATGCAGCAGATGCAAAGCAGTCAGCTATTGGAATTCAG GAAGTTCTGTTGGTATTGCTGGCAATCTTTGTACTTCTTGCTTCAATATACCTTATGTTCTTTCTATCATTCACAAAGGAGTAA
- the LOC100187473 gene encoding protein shisa-5-like has product MYYFTCAVIFASLAALGDAVGKYCSDLLDCPGSELCCSNNLCCDFETSISSTVTTISIGVIVAIVVGILLCIGGCIAACVCCCKRNQPTYHNPPVVTTTTVHTQQPVVGVTNPTGYAHVPQNAYPPQQPPYAPQPYPSQSAYPPQPQPHPHPQPYPSQSPYPPQPQP; this is encoded by the exons ATGTATTACTTCACATGTGCTGTCATTTTTGCCAGTTTGGCAGCTTTAG GGGATGCAGTGGGAAAATACTGCAGTGATTTACTGGATTGTCCAGGATCAGAATTATGTTGCTCAAACAACCTGTGTTGTGACTTTGAGACCAGTATTTCTTCAACTGTTACAACCATCAG CATTGGTGTAATCGTTGCAATTGTGGTCGGAATTCTGCTTTGTATTGGTGGTTGTATTGCTGCATGTGTATGCTGCTGTAAAAGGAACCAACCCACTTACCATAACCCTCCCGTGGTCACAACTACCACTGTACATACACAACAACCTGTAGTTG GTGTAACCAACCCGACTGGGTATGCCCATGTTCCCCAAAACGCATACCCACCCCAACAACCCCCCTACGCACCCCAACCTTACCCCAGCCAATCTGCTTACCCACCCCAACCCCAACCACACCCACACCCCCAACCCTATCCCAGCCAATCCCCCTACCCACCCCAGCCCCAACCGTAG
- the LOC108949345 gene encoding octopamine receptor beta-1R-like isoform X1: MNSTYNAATIMGNQTAGQVEYDFNCMAVVFCSTNFTTECENVTLNACPACNMRYAAIFITLLLILGFMIVAGNVIIIISTRFLKRQSKVDVIRTSLAGADILTGLNIFTVVVYHFVKTLNWTAAELVQYQASVVNTAPAVIGAVVFVFTVTSSLYHLLLLSCERLYAIQWPISYKLQSRSSLHRVLIGVWIVSAVTASVPGWFPKRFVFNYFPSLFVYYPYINLVDARKNIDSVIVLMGIFIVLPFVLTMLILTTTMCIGHLQFKKSKRLANHARASNMKKELSMIVHLSTMKLGFSATVIPIVALSIAYFTLRKSCAEIVAPTAACFYLSMGNSLVNVVVYSLFDKDFRKCVKSNLRLRCRLC; encoded by the exons ATGAATTCCACATACAACGCTGCAACGATTATGGGTAATCAAACTGCTGGTCAGGttgaatatgattttaattgCATGGCTGTTGTTTTCTGTTCCACTAATTTCACCACTGAATGTGAAAACGTGACTCTGAATGCTTGCCCAGCGTGTAACATGCGGTATGCAGCTATCTTCATTACTTTGCTTCTCATACTTGGATTCATGATAGTGGCGGGAAACGTCATCATAATTATTAGCACCAGATTCTTAAAACGTCAATCAAAAGTTGACGTCATACGCACGTCATTGGCCGGGGCAGATATTTTAACAG GTTTGAATATATTCACTGTGGTAGTCTATCACTTTGTGAAAACTCTTAACTGGACTGCTGCTGAGTTGGTGCAGTACCAAGCATCGGTGGTGAACACCGCACCTGCTGTGATAGGTGCTGTTGTGTTTGTCTTTACTGTCACATCATCATTGTACCACCTTCTGCTGCTAAGCTGCGAACGTCTGTACGCGATACAGTGGCCAATCAGCTACAAATTACAAAGTCGCTCTTCACTGCATCGTGTTCTGATTGGCGTTTGGATTGTTTCAGCCGTTACAGCTTCGGTACCTG gGTGGTTTCCGAAACGCTTTGTGTTTAACTACTTCCCAAGCTTGTTTGTGTACTATCCGTATATCAACCTAGTCGATGCAAGAAAAAATATCGACTCGGTCATTGTTCTTATGGGAATATTTATAGTTCTGCCTTTCGTTTTAACg ATGTTGATACTGACAACGACCATGTGTATTGGACACctacagtttaaaaagtcGAAACGGTTGGCCAACCATGCCAGAGCCAGCAACATGAAGAAGGAATTATCTATGATTGTACATTTAAGTACCATGAAACTTGGATTTTCAGCCACCGTCA TTCCCATCGTGGCACTATCAATCGCATACTTCACTCTTAGAAAGAGCTGTGCGGAGATAGTTGCACCAACCGCAGCTTGCTTTTATCTCAGCATGGGCAACAG tttggTCAACGTGGTGGTGTATAGCCTATTCGACAAGGATTTTCGAAAATGTGTAAAAAGCAATTTAAGATTACGCTGTCGTCTTTGCTAA
- the LOC100176537 gene encoding solute carrier family 49 member A3-like: MQDEKSVLEENYRTYAKRWLVLGSVVICNLSGALIWLTFTAVPYPTVEYYNTDLATVNGLSLVFMISAIPVGAVATIVLEKYGLKPALLISAWLTAIGGGLRIISVIESIPPTGKIALLFVGQTICALGQPFTMYAPAKTASTWFADDQRTLANTFASVANPVGVVIAGLVSPTFVSSTTGELDMLNLLITMAVPAAAGAVYTTCVMTSGEPPLPPSAGGDKTKKEVFGKGIKEVLRNKDYMILVLTVGGGIGLYSTFATLLAQLLCPFGYTNTMAGVCSAVLTGTGVLGAAIIGTYCDITKQFSSTVKVCYVITTIGIIIFSCTFHYNMGYLVLILITGIGLFSFGIYPIGVELGAECTYPVGSATTSGLIMISGQLQSIILIFILQSIGSPMTAEQVNYYDSKCHYVSDEVLTTTYTTPSDVTELSSVAMATATAAVQPITYDMSVSVYVCTAYIGILCIALLGFFRPKYHRMKAEQHAISDNISQCSTSNITAV; this comes from the exons ATGCAAGACGAAAAGAGTGTATTGGAGGAAAATTACCGAACGTATGCGAAACGTTGGTTGGTGTTAGGTTCTGTAGTAATATGCAACCTCAGTGGAGCGCTG ATTTGGCTTACTTTTACTGCGGTGCCATATCCAACGGTGGAATATTACAACACTGATCTTGCAACGGTGAACGGGCTCTCGCTCGTTTTTATGATCTCGGCAATCCCGGTTGGGGCTGTTGCGACTATTGTACTTGAGAAATATGGATTGAAACCAGCCCTTCTTATTTCTGCGTGGCTTACCGCTATTGGTGGCGGTCTGCGTATAATAAG CGTCATTGAATCCATTCCACCGACCGGCAAGATTGCATTATTATTCGTCGGGCAGACTATTTGTGCTTTGGGTCAGCCTTTTACCATGTACGCCCCGGCAAAGACGGCATCAACTTGGTTCGCCGACGACCAGCGAACTCTCGCTAATACATTTGCCTCTGTGG CAAACCCGGTCGGTGTAGTGATCGCAGGGCTTGTTTCGCCGACATTTGTGAGCTCGACTACAGGAGAATTAGACATGCTTAATCTC CTCATTACGATGGCCGTACCCGCAGCAGCTGGTGCTGTTTACACAACCTGTGTTATGACGTCAGGCGAACCGCCTTTACCGCCCTCTGCCGGCGGCGATAAAACGAAAAAGGAGGTTTTTGGGAAAGGAATAAAA GAAGTACTACGAAATAAAGATTACATGATTCTTGTTCTCACGGTCGGCGGTGGGATCGGTCTTTACTCAACTTTCGCCACGTTGCTTGCACAACTTTTATGCCCCTTTGGTTACACCAAC ACCATGGCCGGTGTATGTTCCGCCGTGCTCACTGGCACAGGTGTACTTGGAGCTGCTATAATAGGAACctactgtgacatcacaaagcagTTTTCATCTACAGTAAAagtctgttacgtcattacAACGATtggaattattatttttagctGT ACATTCCACTACAACATGGGGTATTTGGTTCTCATTCTCATTACCGGGATCGGTTTGTTTTCCTTTGGAATTTATCCCATTGGTGTTGAACTGGGCGCGGAATGTACTTATCCTGTTGGATCAGCTACAACATCTGGTCTTATTATGATTTCtgg CCAACTTCAATCTATCATCCTTATATTCATACTGCAATCTATCGGATCTCCAATGACAGCGGAGCAGGTCAATTATTATGACTCAAAATGTCATTACGTAAGCGATGAAGTGTTAACAACGACATACACAACGCCTTCAGATGTTACTGAGTTAAGTTCCGTTGCCATGGCAACCGCTACTGCAGCCGTTCAACCAATAACTTACGATATGAGCG TTTCTGTGTACGTGTGCACGGCCTACATTGGGATTCTATGCATCGCCCTTCTTGGGTTCTTCCGACCTAAATACCACCGTATGAAAGCAGAACAACATGCTATAAGTGACAACATTTCGCAATGTAGTACCAGCAATATAACTGCCGTGTaa
- the LOC108949345 gene encoding uncharacterized protein LOC108949345 isoform X2 — MNSTYNAATIMGNQTAGQVEYDFNCMAVVFCSTNFTTECENVTLNACPACNMRYAAIFITLLLILGFMIVAGNVIIIISTRFLKRQSKVDVIRTSLAGADILTGLNIFTVVVYHFVKTLNWTAAELVQYQASVVNTAPAVIGAVVFVFTVTSSLYHLLLLSCERLYAIQWPISYKLQSRSSLHRVLIGVWIVSAVTASVPGWFPKRFVFNYFPSLFVYYPYINLVDARKNIDSVIVLMGIFIVLPFVLTMLILTTTMCIGHLQFKKSKRLANHARASNMKKELSMIVHLSTMKLGFSATFPSWHYQSHTSLLERAVRR, encoded by the exons ATGAATTCCACATACAACGCTGCAACGATTATGGGTAATCAAACTGCTGGTCAGGttgaatatgattttaattgCATGGCTGTTGTTTTCTGTTCCACTAATTTCACCACTGAATGTGAAAACGTGACTCTGAATGCTTGCCCAGCGTGTAACATGCGGTATGCAGCTATCTTCATTACTTTGCTTCTCATACTTGGATTCATGATAGTGGCGGGAAACGTCATCATAATTATTAGCACCAGATTCTTAAAACGTCAATCAAAAGTTGACGTCATACGCACGTCATTGGCCGGGGCAGATATTTTAACAG GTTTGAATATATTCACTGTGGTAGTCTATCACTTTGTGAAAACTCTTAACTGGACTGCTGCTGAGTTGGTGCAGTACCAAGCATCGGTGGTGAACACCGCACCTGCTGTGATAGGTGCTGTTGTGTTTGTCTTTACTGTCACATCATCATTGTACCACCTTCTGCTGCTAAGCTGCGAACGTCTGTACGCGATACAGTGGCCAATCAGCTACAAATTACAAAGTCGCTCTTCACTGCATCGTGTTCTGATTGGCGTTTGGATTGTTTCAGCCGTTACAGCTTCGGTACCTG gGTGGTTTCCGAAACGCTTTGTGTTTAACTACTTCCCAAGCTTGTTTGTGTACTATCCGTATATCAACCTAGTCGATGCAAGAAAAAATATCGACTCGGTCATTGTTCTTATGGGAATATTTATAGTTCTGCCTTTCGTTTTAACg ATGTTGATACTGACAACGACCATGTGTATTGGACACctacagtttaaaaagtcGAAACGGTTGGCCAACCATGCCAGAGCCAGCAACATGAAGAAGGAATTATCTATGATTGTACATTTAAGTACCATGAAACTTGGATTTTCAGCCACC TTCCCATCGTGGCACTATCAATCGCATACTTCACTCTTAGAAAGAGCTGTGCGGAGATAG
- the LOC100184367 gene encoding DBH-like monooxygenase protein 1 yields the protein MFKLFILSCFIGALVYGQSPTMSYSHRASVGVNGSLFWELINATHITMEIHVQTTGWIGFGISPNPNMVNADIYVGWVKGCTGYITDRHATADSFPPKDTQQDIELLAASETNGWTMLKFRRQLAACETTFDRPITEDTLKLIWAYGTSDPIGTDIVAGNYHGITNRGTQNFIPLQSIPISQQTTVPGETLLTFDFVNSAFALPAVDTYYSCRLLAFPTLSSKHHIVKIEPMITSGNELYVHHMVLYICSQQTLQASSSLGTTTQCYTNLPTDFETCQGVYMAWAIGGQSFYLPREAGFSIGATGDPKFAVLEIHYDNPTIRSNVVDSSGLKLTYTPNLRANDAAMIQAGRTVFGLTHIIPPGAPAYKSYGECTQNCLESAMGTSINNITVFATLLHSHLLGKAISLKHLRGTTELKPIAVDNSYDFNFQENRYLPEYRVVKPGDSLQVVCTYNSEGKTGFTSGGLGTSNEMCLAFVFYYPQLPITNCATAPSFQLLVPYLGYSLSDLRLPTLNAYSSFAEINITSGTDAGMNVLQALNNRTWSATNIATFNNDIKNMQRDQECHKNAVTPAGVVTSLVPPPNITTAYVAPTLTCNPSTPAVTQPLQNCITGSANSLQFPYHGMLFSWLAVIMKLILP from the exons ATGTTTAAGCTATTTATTTTGTCGTGTTTTATTGGAGCTCTTGTCTATGGACAGAGCCCAACAATGAGTTATAGCCATAGAGCAAGTGTTGGGGTGAATGGTTCTCTGTTTTGGGAGCTCATCAACGCAACGCATATTACAATGGAG ATCCACGTTCAAACAACCGGTTGGATTGGTTTTGGTATTTCACCAAACCCAAACATGGTTAACGCCGATATCTATGTTGGTTGGGTGAAAGGCTGTACTGGATATATTACG GATCGACATGCAACAGCAGATTCATTCCCACCAAAAGACACCCAACAAGATATAGAATTATTGGCGGCGTCAGAAACCAACGGCTGGACTATGTTAAAGTTTAGACGGCAGCTTGCGGCGTGCGAAACAACTTTTGATCGTCCAATCACG GAAGACACACTAAAGCTGATATGGGCGTATGGAACAAGCGATCCAATTGGTACAGACATTGTTGCTGGCAATTACCATGGTATTACAAACAGAG GAACACAGAACTTCATTCCTCTTCAATCAATTCCAATTTCCCAACAAACTACCGTGCCTGGTGAAACACTTTTAACTTTTGACTTTGTCAATTCTGCGTTTGCACTGCCTGCAGTTGATACTTACTACAGTTGTCGGTTGCTTGCATTTCCCACATTAAGCAGCAAACATCACATTGTAAAG ATAGAACCGATGATCACAAGTGGTAACGAGTTGTATGTACATCACATGGTATTGTACATTTGCTCTCAACAAACTTTACAG GCCTCTAGCTCGCTTGGCACAACAACACAATGTTACACAAATTTACCAACAGACTTTGAAACATGCCAAGGTGTTTATATGGCTTGGGCTATTGGCGGACAG tcATTTTACTTACCAAGAGAGGCAGGATTTTCCATTGGTGCGACAGGAGACCCAAAGTTTGCAGTTTTGGAAATTCACTATGACAACCCTACAATACGATCTA ATGTTGTTGATTCGTCTGGTTTAAAGTTGACATACACTCCTAATCTACGAGCCAACGATGCAGCTATGATACAAGCAGGTCGTACCGTGTTTGGCTTAACTCACATAATCCCTCCAGGAGCACCGGCTTACAAAAGTTATGGAGAATGTACACAAAATTGCCTTGAATCT GCAATGGGGACAAGTATTAACAATATCACAGTTTTTGCAACACTTCTTCACTCTCATCTTCTTGGAAAAGCAATTTCTTTGAAGCACTTacg AGGAACAACAGAACTTAAACCAATAGCAGTGGACAACTCATATGACTTTAACTTTCAAGAAAATCGATATTTACCTGAGTACCGTGTGGTGAAACCTGGCGATTCTTTGCAAGTTGTATGTACGTATAATTCAGAGGGGAAAACTGGCTTTACTTCG GGTGGATTGGGAACTTCAAATGAAATGTGTCTTGCATTTGTATTCTATTATCCTCAACTGCCGATAACCAATTGTGCTACTGCCCCTAGCTTCCAGCTTTTGGTTCCATACCTTGGATACAGTTTGTCTGATTTAAGGC TTCCAACTTTGAACGCATACTCATCTTTTgctgaaataaatataacaagtgGTACAGATGCGGGTATGAATGTTTTGCAAGCACTAAACAAT aGAACTTGGTCTGCCACAAATATTGCCACTTTCAACAATGATATAAAGAATATGCAACGAGATCAGGAATGTCATAAAAATGCAGTCACCCCAGCTGGTGTTGTA ACTTCCCTTGTACCACCCCCTAACATAACCACAGCATACGTAGCCCCAACATTGACATGTAACCCTTCAACACCAGCCGTTACCCAACCTTTGCAAAACTGCATTACTGGTTCAGCGAATTCCCTGCAGTTTCCCTACCACGGCATGCTCTTCAGTTGGCTGGCTGTGATTATGAAACTCATTCTTCCATAg